The Geomonas agri genome contains the following window.
CCAGGAAAGCGCCGCCGCCGGTGGAGATGTAGCTGATCTTCGCGTACTCGCCGGCACGGTGCACCGCGACGTCGGTATCGCCGCCGCCGACGATGGTCAGGGCGTAGGAGTTGGCCACTGCGGAGACCATGGCGAAGGTGCCGCGCGAGAAGGCGTCCATCTCGAAAACGCCCATCGGGCCGTTCCAGACGATGGTCTTCGCGTTCTGCAGCGCTTCGGTGAAGAGAGCCACGGTGGCGGGGCCGATGTCGAGCGCCATCCACCCCTCCGGGATTTCCTGGATCGGGCAAACTTTGGTCTCGGCGGCTGGGTTGAACTGGTCGGCGACCACGCAGTCTACCGGGAGGTAGAACTTGACGCCCATGGCGCGCGCTTTCTCGTAGGTCTTCATGGCGGTCTCGATCAGGTTGTCCTCGACCAGCGACTTGCCGACGTTGTAGCCCATCCCTTTCAAGAAGGTGAAGGCCATGCCGCCGCCGATGATGATCTTATCCACCTTGTCGCACAGGTTCTCGAGAACCTCGATCTTGCCGGAGACCTTGGCGCCGCCCAGGATGGAGACCAGCGGGCGGATCGGGTTCTTCATCGCCTTCTCGAAGTAGTTCATCTCGTTTTTCATCAGGAAGCCGGCAGCCACCACCGGGAAAAAGTCGGTGATCGCCTCGACGGAGGCATGGGCGCGGTGCGAGACCGCGAAGGCGTCGTTCACGTACACCTCGCAGTCGTTGGCCAGCGCCTTGGCGAAGTCGACGTCGTTTTTCTCCTCGCCGGCGTAGAAGCGCACATTCTCCAGCATGACCACGTCGCCCGGCTGCATGGCGTTGATCATGGCGCGCACGTCATCACCGATGCAATCAGAAGCAAGTTTCACCTCTTTGCCCAGCAGCCTTGAGAGGCGCTTGGCGGCGGGGGCCATGGAGTACTTCTCCTTGCGCTCACCCTTGGGGCGGCCCAGGTGCGAGGCAAGCACGATCTTGGCCTTCTGGTCGAGCGCGTAGTTCAAGGTCGGCAGCACGGCGCGGATCCTGGTGTCCTCGGTGATGTTCTGGTTGTCGTCCAAAGGAACGTTGAAGTCGACACGCATGAACAGCTTCTTCCCGGTAAGGTTTTCGATCTCATCGATGTAACGAATTGACATGACTCCTCCTAGACGCAAAAAAATAAACGAGGGGGGAGAATAGCTCCCCCCCCGCAATGTGTATTCAATTTCGCAACTTCTTACAACATGATTTTCATCAGCCCCACAACCCTGCTGGAGAAGCCCATCTCGTTGTCGTACCAGGAGAGGACCTTTACCATGTTGCCGTCGATGACCTTGGTGCAGGATGCATCGACGATCGAGGAGAGGGTGTTGCCGTTGAAGTCACAGGAAACCAGCGGCTCTTCGCAGAACCCGAGGATACCCTTGAGCGGCCCCTCGGCGGCAGCCTTGAGCGCGGCATTGACCTGCTGCGCGTCGGTCGGCTTGGTAAGGGTTGCCACCAAGTCAACGACGGAAACGTTCGGGGTCGGTACGCGGATGGCCATGCCGTCCAGTTTCCCCTTGAGAGCCGGCAGCACCAGGGATACCGCCTTGGCTGCGCCGGTGGTGGTCGGGATCATGGAGAGGGCGGCGGCGCGGGCGCGGCGCAGGTCCTTGTGCGGCAGGTCCAGGATGTTTTGGTCGTTGGTGTAGGAGTGGACGGTGGTGACCAGGCCTTTTTCGATCCCGAAGCTGTCCTGGAGCACCTTGGCGACCGGGGCCAGGCAGTTGGTGGTGCAGGATGCGTTGGAGACGATGTGGTGCTTGTTCTTGTCGTACTCTTTGTCGTTGACGCCGAGGACCACGGTGAGGTCCGGATCGGTGGCGGGTGCGGAGATGATGACTTTCTTGGCACCGGCGGTCAGGTGCTGAGCTGCCTTGTCGCGTGCGGTGAACAGGCCGGTCGACTCGAGCACGATGTCGACCTTGAGGTCTTTCCAGGGGAGCTCCGCCGGGTTTCTCACCGCCAGAACTTTGATGGCTTTGCCGTTAACGATGAGCTGGTCGCCGTCTACGGAAACTTCACCAGGAAACTTCCCATGAACCGAATCATACTTTAACAGGTGCGCCAGCGTTTTAGCATCAGTGAGGTCATTGATTGCAACAAATTCGAAATCTTGCGACTGTGCAGCAGCTCTGAGTACACAACGTCCTATACGGCCGAATCCATTAACAGCTACTCTTAAAGCCATGTCCCCCTCCTGTTAATTAAGTATTCCTTCACAATTGGGGATACTAACAGCCGAACCGGTGCCCGTCAAGATTTTATTCAAGCTTTTTCGGGTACGGTCGATACCGACAATGGGTGTGAGTCGACATGCTATCAGCAGGGATTCGCATGATTGAAACAGGAACTTTTGTGGGTGAATAAATCCACATAATAATTGACTTTCAGTTGAAGTATAAATTATGCTGGCGTGGCCCATGATGCGCATTTCTTTCCTCCACGCCGTTGCTGGAAATAGACCATAGATGAAAATGACACTGGAAAAACGCATCTTACTGTTTTCCTTCCTGATCCTCTTCCTCACCATCTTCATTGGTTCCGGTATGGACATAATGGCGTTGCGCAAGGACCAGGTGAACGCACTCAGCCTGCGTTCCAAGGGACTTGCCGTCGCTCTCAAATCCAACATCGAGAAGGTCATCAACCTCGGTCTGGAATTGAAGGACATGACCGGTGTGTCGGATAAGTGCCGCGAGATCATCGAGGGGAACCCGGACATCGCCTACTGCGTGGTGACCGAACTCAACGGCAAGGTGCTCTTCGCCAGCGATCCCCGCTTCTTGTCCCTGCCCATTCAGGAATCGCAGAAGGAGGAAGCGCGGCTTGGAGAAGAGCCGGTCTATAAGCGCCGCCTCACCATGACAGTGGGCGGCTCGACCAACTCCTATTACGACAACGCCGTCATGGTGATGAGCCCGTACGGCAAGCCGCTGGCGCAGGCCCACGTCGGCTTCAGCGACCAGGTCGTCTTCGACAAGATGAAGGGTATGGTGCTGAAGACCCTGTTCCTGCTGGGTATCTCCCTGGTCACCTCCTTCACCCTGATTATGCTCTTCATGAAGAGATACGTGATGCAGCCCATCTCCATGCTGCTCAAGGGCGTAAAGCAGATCTCCGAGGGGGCGTTCGACACCCACATCGGCGAGGTTCAGGTCTACGAGTTCAACGAACTGGCCCGCAACGTCAACATCATGTCCCAGTTCCTGAAAAACAGGGACGCAGAAATCAAGAAGAACTACCAGGACATGGAGCGCACCTTCGACGAGTTGCAGGCCTCCTACCGCAAGCTGGAGAAGCTATCCACCGATCTCGAGCGCTCCGAAGAGTTATACAAGTCGCTCATGGAGGACGCCAGCGACGCCATCGTGGTCATTGGCTCTGACGAGTGCATCCGCATGGTCAACAAGATGGCGGAGGAGTTCTTCGGCTACGACGCCAAGGAACTGGTGGGGCTGCCGCTCACCAAGATGCTCCTGCTGTTGAACATCAGCAACATCCCCAAGGTGCACCGGATCTTCCGCGAGGCGGCCGAAGGGGCGCATATAGCCGAAGAGATGCAACTCTCCCGCAAAGAAGGGGGCGCCATGGTCGCCATGCTGCACGCCTCCAGCATCAAGAGCGGCTCCGAGACCCTGGTGCAGGCGATCTTCCGCGATGTTACTCGCGAACGCGAGATCATCCTCAACCTGGAGAAGAGCTCCGCCGACCTTGCCCGCCTGAACCGGATGAAGGACTCCTTCCTGGGGCTCGCCTCGCACGAACTGAAGACCCCGCTCACCGTGATCATGGGCTACTCCGAGCTGATCACCACCGACCTCGCCGACAAGGTGGACAATACCGTGCTGGAGATGGTGGTCAACATCGCCAACGCCGCGGCGCGCCTGGACAACATCATCAAGGACATGGTGGATGTGTCCATGATCGACGAGAAGCGACTGCAGCTCAAGGTCGAGGATATTCAGCTGAACCGCCTCATCGAGGCGAGCGTGAACGAGTTGCGCTTCTTCTTCTCCATGAGGAAGCAGGAGGTGGTGCTGAACCTGGACGAGTCGCTTCCCACCATCCGCGGCGACGCTCTGCGCCTCATGCAGCTTCTCTCCAATATCCTGGGCAACGCCATCAAGTTCACCCCCGACGGCGGGCGCATCACGGTCAGCACCTCGGCCAAGTACCTGCTGCGCGGGCCGGCCGGCAGCGACGAGAGCGCGCCTGGGCGGGAACACCACCTGTTCCTGGAGATCACCGTTACCGACACCGGTATCGGCATCGATCGCGAGGACCAGTTGCGCGTCTTCGACAAGTTCTACGAGGTCGGTAACATCCAGGAGCATTCCAGCGGTAAGGTCGCCTTCAAGGCCAAGGGGGCAGGGCTCGGCCTCTCCATCGCCAAGGGGATCGTCGACATGCACGGAGGCGAGATCTGGGTCGAGTCCACCGGCTACAATCCGGACCGTTTCCCCGGCTCCTCCTTCCATATCCTGCTCCCCGTTTCTCCGGGTCTGAACGAGGGAAGCACGGACTACAGCAGGCTTTTGCGTTAATCAAATCTCAGCAACTTCATCTTGAATCTACCTGCCAATTCCTGTATAAAAATAAGGTTTTTCTGCCGTTCATGAATCCCCGTTGCCGGGGTGATTCACGCTTAGTTTGGAGGGATGCATGAGGCTCAGCCTCTTGGCAAGTGGCAGCAAGGGGAATTCCCTGTTTCTGGAAACCGATTCCTGCCGTTTGCTGATCGATGCCGGCCTCTCCGGTCGGGAGACCACCAACCGGCTCGCCTCCATCGGCGTCGACGCCGCCACGCTGGACGGCATCCTGGTTACCCACGAGCACACCGACCATATTCGCAGCGTCGGCACGCTGGCCCGACGCCTGAAGATCCCGGTGCTCGGTTCGAGCCGGATGCTGCAGGCGGCGCACCACGTGATCGGCAAAACTGAATGCATCGAGTTCGAGGCGGGCGCATCCTTCACCTTCAAGGGGATTTCCATCGATCCCTTCCCGGTGACGCACGATGCCTGCGATCCGGTCGGTTTCCGGATCGAGAGCGGCGAGGGGTGCATCGGTTTTGCCACCGATCTCGGCATCGCCACCCGGTTGACCCAGGAAAAACTGAAGGGGTGCCGAGCGCTGGTGCTGGAATTCAACCACGACGAGCAGATGCTGCAGGACGGACCTTATCCCTGGCACCTCAAGCAGCGCATCCGCTCCCGCCACGGACACCTCTCCAATGCGGAGGGGGCGAACCTTCTGGAGGAACTTCTGCACGGCGACCTGCAGGGGGTCTTTCTCTCCCATCTCTCCGAGGTGAACAACGACCCGGCGCTGGCACTAGCCGCTGCGCGCGGGCTTTTGAGCCGCCAGAACATGTGCGGGCCTGACCTCTTCCTGGGGTGCCAGCACCAGGTGAGCGGCGTATTCTCTGCGTGATTCTCGCACCCCCCTTCGCCTGGCGGAGGGGGATGCACCTGTTTTTGCCATAAAAAAATCAGATAATTCAGCAAGGGGGAAGAATTCGTGATCGAACGTTACAGCCGTCCTGAAATGACCCGCATCTGGGAGCCCGAAAACCGCTACGCCAAGTGGCTCGAGATAGAGATCTACGCCTGCGAGGCCCACTCCGAGATGGGGCGCATCCCGAAAGACGCGGTTTCCCGCATCAGGGCCAAGGCGAGCTTCGACGTGGCACGCATCGACGAGATCGAGCGCACCGTCAAGCACGACGTCATCGCGTTCCTCACCTCGGTTGCCGACTACATCGGCGACGACTCCCGCTTCGTTCACCTGGGCCTTACTTCCTCCGACATCCTCGACACCTCTTTTGCCATGCTCTTGAAAGAAGCGGGTGAGCTGATCATCTCCGACATCAAGCGCCTCATGGCCGTAATCAAGACCCGCGCTTACGAGCACAAGATGACCCCGCAGATGGGTCGCTCGCACGGCATCCACGCCGAGCCGGTCACCTTTGGCCTCAAGATGGCACTCTGGTACGACGAAATGGCCCGTAACCTGAAGCGCATGGAAGCGGCCCTGGAGACCATCTCCTACGGCAAGATCTCCGGCGCCGTCGGTACCTTCGCCAACATCGACCCGCAGGTCGAGGAGTACGTCTGCAAGAAAGCGGGCCTGAAGCCGGCTCCCTGTTCCACGCAGGTGCTGCAGCGCGACCGCCACGCCGAATACTTCACCACCCTGGCCATCATCGCCTCCTCGATAGAGAAGTTCGCCGTCGAGATCAGGCACCTGCAGAGGACCGAGGTGCTCGAGGCCGAGGAATTCTTCAGCAAGGGGCAAAAGGGCTCTTCCGCCATGCCGCACAAGAGGAACCCGGTCCTTTCCGAGAACCTGACCGGCCTGGCTCGCCTGATGCGCGGCTACGCCCTGTCCGCCATCGAGAACGTGCCCCTTTGGCACGAGCGCGACATCTCCCACTCCTCCGTTGAGCGCATCATCGGACCGGACGCAACCGTCACCCTGGACTTCATGCTTAACCGCGCCATCGGCCTGATCGAAAACCTGGTGGTTTACCCTGAAAACATGATGCGCAACCTGAACCAGATGCGCGGCCTGATCTTCTCCCAGCGCGTGCTGCTGAAGCTGGCCGAGGCGGGCGCCTCCCGCGAGAAGGCCTACGCCCTGGTGCAGAGAAACGCCATGAAGGTGTGGGAAGAGGGCAAGGACTTCCAGACCGAGCTCTTAAACGACGAGGAAGTAACCTCGTTCCTCCCGGCCGAGGAAATCAAGGAAGCGTTCGACCTCGGTTACCACATGAAGCACGTCGACACCATTTTCACGAGGGTCTTTGGTGGATAGCCTCCTCTACTACCTGACACCGGACGAGATGGATCCGTTCTATCTCTTCTGGGCCAAGCAGGCGGTGATTTCCGTCGCTATCATCGCCTTCTTTTACCTCCTCTCCAGGCTCTTGCAGGTGCTGATTGCCAAGATCGGCACCCGCCTGTGCGCCGCCACGGAGACGGACCTCGACGACAGGATCCTTGAGCGGGTCTCCGGTCCCGCCATGCTCCTGGTCAACTGCGCTGGCCTGTACCTGGCTATCAAGCGCCTGCCGCTGCACGACAAGGTTGGCATCGCCGCGGCCGGGCTTCTGTTCGTGGTGAACATAACCATCCTCACCGTCATCGCCTACCGGGTGTTGGACGAACTCCTCAAGGCGTACGGGGCGCGGGTGGCCGGGGCCGAGGTGAGCCGCCAGATCATGCCGCTGGTGGAGAAGCTGTGCACCATCTTCCTGGTGGTCACCGCGCTCATCATCACCCTCAAGCACTTCAACTACGACATCCTGTCGCTGGTCACCGCACTGGGCGTTGGCTCTCTGGCCATCGGCCTCGCCGCCAAGGACACCCTGGCCAACATGGTCTCCGGTTTCACGTTGATGATTGACCGTCCCTTCCGCATCGGGGACCGCATCCAGCTGGGTACCCAGGTGGGCGACGTCATCGACATTGGTCTCAGGAGCACGAAGATCAAGGGGGCCGACAACACCTTCCTGATCATCCCGAACTCGGAGCTGTGCAACTCGACCCTGGTTAACATGGCCTTCCCGGACGTCAGGGTGAAGGGGCGGGTCAACATCGGCATCGGCTATGAATGCGACGTTGAGCGCGCCAAGAACCTCATGGTGCAGACTGCGCTCTCGGCGCCCGACGTGCTCAAGGAGCCCAAGCCCGACGCCTACTTCATGAACTTCGGCGACAGCGCGCTGAACCTCTCGCTCTTCTTCTGGGTTGCCGACTACACCCACACCGTCTCGGCTACCGACCAGATCAACAGCGCCCTGCTGCAGTGCTTCCAGGACAACGGCATCACCATCCCGTACCCGACGCGTACGGTTATCCATGAAAAGGACACCAACAATGCCCCACAGGATTGAGATCACCCTTAAGGACGAGGTTCGCGACCCGCGCGGTGAGCGCATCAAGCGCGAGATCGCGCACTTCCTCCACCTTGACGTGGCCGATGTGCGTACCATCGACGTCTACACCGTCGACGCGGCACTCTCCGCCGAGGAACTGACCCAGGTTGCTGCCGGTCCCTTTAGCGACCCGGTCATCCAGAACTACTCGATCGACAAGCCCGCCGCGGCAGGTTTCGATTACCTGGTAGAGGTCGGCTTCCGTGCCGGCGTCACCGACAACGTCGGCCGCACCGCCGGCGAGGCGATCGGCTATTTGCTGGGCCGCCCGCTGGCCGCAGGGGAGGGGGTGTACACCTCCGTGCAGTATCTGATCTCCGGGAAGCTCGCCCAGGCGGACGCCGAGAAGATTGCCACCGGGCTTTTGTGCAACACGCTGATCCAGCGCTATCAGATTCTCGACGCGGCCACCTTCAAGGCCCAAGGGGGCGTCGCTCCCTTCGTCCCTAAGGTGCAGGTCGAGGCCAAGGTAGAGGTCAACATTATCAACCTCGAGGTTTCCGACGAGGAACTGATGCGCATCAGCCGCGACGGCGTGCTGGCACTTACCCTGGACGAGATGAAGATTATCCAGGCGCACTACCGTGACCCGCAGGTGGTCGAGAAGCGCAAGAGCTTGGGCCTCGGCGCGGCTCCCACCGACGTCGAACTGGAAGCGCTGGCCCAGACCTGGTCCGAGCACTGCAAGCACAAGATCTTCTCCGCCGACGTCACCTACGAGGACGGCACCGGCAAGACTGAAAAGATCAACTCGCTGTTCAAGAGCTACATCCAGAAGACCACTGCTGACGTGCGCGCAGCACAGGGCGACAAGGACTACTGCCTCTCCGTCTTCAAGGACAACGCAGGCGTCATCAAGTTCAACGACGACTGGTCCCTGGTGTTCAAGGTGGAGACCCACAACTCTCCGTCGGCTCTTGATCCCTACGGCGGGGCGCTGACCGGCATCGTCGGCGTCAACCGCGACCCGTTCGGCACGGGGAAGGGCGCCAAGCTCATATTCAACACCGACGTCTTCTGCTTCGCCGATCCGTTTTACGAGAAGGAGCTCCCCAAACGCCTGCTGCACCCGCGCCGCATTTACGAGGGCGTGGTCGAGGGTGTCGAGCACGGCGGCAACAAGAGCGGCATCCCGACCGTGAACGGCTCGCTGGTATTCGACGAGCGTTTCGCCGGCAAGCCGCTGGTATTCTGCGGCACCGCCGGTCTCATGCCCGCCACCATCAAGGGTGAGCCCTCGCACCAGAAGAAGATCACTCCGGGCGACCTCATCGTCATGACCGGCGGCCGCATCGGCAAGGACGGCATCCACGGCGCCACCTTCTCTTCCGAGGAGCTGAACGAGAACTCGCCGGTGTCCGCGGTGCAGATCGGCGACCCGATCACCCAGAAGCGGATGTTCGACTTCCTGATCCGCGCCCGCGACAAGGCGCTGTACCGCTTCATCACCGACAACGGGGCAGGGGGGCTTTCCTCCTCTATCGGCGAGATGTCCGAGGAGTGCGGCGGCTGCCAGCTCGACCTCTCCAAGGCTCCGCTCAAGTACCCGGGACTGGCTCCCTGGGAGATCCTGATCTCCGAGGCCCAGGAGAGGATGAGCCTCGCCGTGCCGCCCGAGAAGATTGATGAGTTCATGGAGATGGCCAAGCGCTACGGCGTGGAGGCGACCGTGCTCGGCACCTTCACCGATTCCGGCATCTTCCACATGCTCTACGGCGACAAGACCGTGGCGTACCTGCCGCTGTCCTTCATGCACGCCGGCCTGCCGCCGATGCAGATCCCTGCGCGCTGGGAGCAGCCGGTGCACGAGGAGCCGAAACTCGCTCCGGCCGCTGATTACACGACCGACGTCAAGGCACTCCTTTCCTCGCTCAATATCTGCTCCAAGGAGAGCGTCGTACGTCGCTACGACCACGAGGTCCAGGGCGGTTCGGTGGTGAAGCCGTTCACCGGCGTCGACAACGACGGCCCGTCCGATGCCGCGGTGGTTCGTCCCATCCTGGACTCCTTCGAAGGGGTCGTGGTCGGTCACGGCATCTGCCCGCGCTACAGCGACATCGATGCCTACGACATGGCGGCCAACGCCATCGACGAAGGTCTTAGGAACTACGTCGCGGTAGGCGGCTCGCTCGATCTCGTCGCCGGTCTTGACAACTTTTGCTGGTGCGACCCGGTCCTGTCCGAAAGGACCCCGGACGGTCCGTACAAGATGGCCCAGCTGGTGCGCGCCAACAAGGCGCTCTACGACTACTGCACCGTCTTCTCCATGCCGCTCATCTCCGGCAAGGACTCGATGAAGAACGACTTCTACGACGGCACCACCAAGATCTCCATCCCGCCGACCCTTCTCTTCTCGGTCATCGGCAAGATGGAGGACGCGCGTCTCGCCGTCACCATGGACGTGAAGCACGCCGGCGACCAGGTGTACCTCCTGGGTGCCACCGCCAACGAGCTGGGCGCTTCCGAGTACCTGGCACAGCAGGGCTTCGTAGGCAACAACGTACCGAAAGTAGACGCGCAGGCGGCGCTCGCCACCTACCGCGCTTACGGTGCGGCGCTCAAGGCCGGGCTGGTTGCTTCCTGCCACGACCTCTCCGACGGCGGCCTCGCGGTTGCTGCGGCTGAATCCGCCTTCGCCGGCGGCTTCGGTATTGAGCTCGACTTGGCCCAGGTGGCATACAAGGGTGTCGCGGCGGACAAGAGTGACATCGTGCTGCTCTTCTCCGAGTCCGCCTCCCGCCTGCTGGTGACGGTACGTGCCGAGAAAGCAGCCGAGTTCGAGAAGGCCATGGCAGGCACTGCCTTCGCCAAGGTCGGCGCGGTGACCGCAGAGCCGACCCTGAAGGTGAAGGGTCTTGCTGGCAACGTGGTGGTTAACGCCGCTAACTCCGAGCTGAAAGCCGCCTGGCAGGAGCCGCTCAAGGACCTGTAGATAGCGAATCTTTTATATGCAGAAAAAAAGCGGGTTGTGCAATAATGAGAGCCGCTGTGCCCGCTACTAACCATCCGATAGAGGACTTTATTGATGACCAAGGCTAAAGCGCTTGTCATAACAGGCAACGGCACCAACTGCGAAACCGAGGCGGCCCACGCCTGCAAACTGGGCGGCTTCGACGAGGCGCGCATCGCCCATATAGCTGAGCTTCTCACCGGTGAGGTGAGGCTGGACGACTACCACTTCCTGAACCTGACCGGCGGCTTCCTCGACGGCGACGACCTCGGCAGCGCCAAGGCCCAGGCCAACCGCCTGCGCTACGCGACGGTTGAGGGCAAAGAAGAGCGCCTCGTGGACCAGATCACCCGCTTCATCGCGGACGGCAAACTAATCCTGGGCGTCTGCAATGGCTTCCAGCTCCTGGTGAAGATGGGAATGCTCCCGGCTCTTGGCGGCAACTACCTGAACCAGACCGCGACTCTTACCTACAACGCGAGCGGCCGCTTCCAGGACCGCTGGTGCTACTTGAAGGTCGATGCCGATTCCCCGTCCCTGTA
Protein-coding sequences here:
- a CDS encoding phosphoglycerate kinase, which encodes MSIRYIDEIENLTGKKLFMRVDFNVPLDDNQNITEDTRIRAVLPTLNYALDQKAKIVLASHLGRPKGERKEKYSMAPAAKRLSRLLGKEVKLASDCIGDDVRAMINAMQPGDVVMLENVRFYAGEEKNDVDFAKALANDCEVYVNDAFAVSHRAHASVEAITDFFPVVAAGFLMKNEMNYFEKAMKNPIRPLVSILGGAKVSGKIEVLENLCDKVDKIIIGGGMAFTFLKGMGYNVGKSLVEDNLIETAMKTYEKARAMGVKFYLPVDCVVADQFNPAAETKVCPIQEIPEGWMALDIGPATVALFTEALQNAKTIVWNGPMGVFEMDAFSRGTFAMVSAVANSYALTIVGGGDTDVAVHRAGEYAKISYISTGGGAFLELLEGKKLPGIKVLEDKGHK
- the gap gene encoding type I glyceraldehyde-3-phosphate dehydrogenase; amino-acid sequence: MALRVAVNGFGRIGRCVLRAAAQSQDFEFVAINDLTDAKTLAHLLKYDSVHGKFPGEVSVDGDQLIVNGKAIKVLAVRNPAELPWKDLKVDIVLESTGLFTARDKAAQHLTAGAKKVIISAPATDPDLTVVLGVNDKEYDKNKHHIVSNASCTTNCLAPVAKVLQDSFGIEKGLVTTVHSYTNDQNILDLPHKDLRRARAAALSMIPTTTGAAKAVSLVLPALKGKLDGMAIRVPTPNVSVVDLVATLTKPTDAQQVNAALKAAAEGPLKGILGFCEEPLVSCDFNGNTLSSIVDASCTKVIDGNMVKVLSWYDNEMGFSSRVVGLMKIML
- a CDS encoding ATP-binding protein; translation: MKMTLEKRILLFSFLILFLTIFIGSGMDIMALRKDQVNALSLRSKGLAVALKSNIEKVINLGLELKDMTGVSDKCREIIEGNPDIAYCVVTELNGKVLFASDPRFLSLPIQESQKEEARLGEEPVYKRRLTMTVGGSTNSYYDNAVMVMSPYGKPLAQAHVGFSDQVVFDKMKGMVLKTLFLLGISLVTSFTLIMLFMKRYVMQPISMLLKGVKQISEGAFDTHIGEVQVYEFNELARNVNIMSQFLKNRDAEIKKNYQDMERTFDELQASYRKLEKLSTDLERSEELYKSLMEDASDAIVVIGSDECIRMVNKMAEEFFGYDAKELVGLPLTKMLLLLNISNIPKVHRIFREAAEGAHIAEEMQLSRKEGGAMVAMLHASSIKSGSETLVQAIFRDVTREREIILNLEKSSADLARLNRMKDSFLGLASHELKTPLTVIMGYSELITTDLADKVDNTVLEMVVNIANAAARLDNIIKDMVDVSMIDEKRLQLKVEDIQLNRLIEASVNELRFFFSMRKQEVVLNLDESLPTIRGDALRLMQLLSNILGNAIKFTPDGGRITVSTSAKYLLRGPAGSDESAPGREHHLFLEITVTDTGIGIDREDQLRVFDKFYEVGNIQEHSSGKVAFKAKGAGLGLSIAKGIVDMHGGEIWVESTGYNPDRFPGSSFHILLPVSPGLNEGSTDYSRLLR
- a CDS encoding MBL fold metallo-hydrolase encodes the protein MRLSLLASGSKGNSLFLETDSCRLLIDAGLSGRETTNRLASIGVDAATLDGILVTHEHTDHIRSVGTLARRLKIPVLGSSRMLQAAHHVIGKTECIEFEAGASFTFKGISIDPFPVTHDACDPVGFRIESGEGCIGFATDLGIATRLTQEKLKGCRALVLEFNHDEQMLQDGPYPWHLKQRIRSRHGHLSNAEGANLLEELLHGDLQGVFLSHLSEVNNDPALALAAARGLLSRQNMCGPDLFLGCQHQVSGVFSA
- the purB gene encoding adenylosuccinate lyase; protein product: MIERYSRPEMTRIWEPENRYAKWLEIEIYACEAHSEMGRIPKDAVSRIRAKASFDVARIDEIERTVKHDVIAFLTSVADYIGDDSRFVHLGLTSSDILDTSFAMLLKEAGELIISDIKRLMAVIKTRAYEHKMTPQMGRSHGIHAEPVTFGLKMALWYDEMARNLKRMEAALETISYGKISGAVGTFANIDPQVEEYVCKKAGLKPAPCSTQVLQRDRHAEYFTTLAIIASSIEKFAVEIRHLQRTEVLEAEEFFSKGQKGSSAMPHKRNPVLSENLTGLARLMRGYALSAIENVPLWHERDISHSSVERIIGPDATVTLDFMLNRAIGLIENLVVYPENMMRNLNQMRGLIFSQRVLLKLAEAGASREKAYALVQRNAMKVWEEGKDFQTELLNDEEVTSFLPAEEIKEAFDLGYHMKHVDTIFTRVFGG
- a CDS encoding mechanosensitive ion channel family protein, which encodes MDSLLYYLTPDEMDPFYLFWAKQAVISVAIIAFFYLLSRLLQVLIAKIGTRLCAATETDLDDRILERVSGPAMLLVNCAGLYLAIKRLPLHDKVGIAAAGLLFVVNITILTVIAYRVLDELLKAYGARVAGAEVSRQIMPLVEKLCTIFLVVTALIITLKHFNYDILSLVTALGVGSLAIGLAAKDTLANMVSGFTLMIDRPFRIGDRIQLGTQVGDVIDIGLRSTKIKGADNTFLIIPNSELCNSTLVNMAFPDVRVKGRVNIGIGYECDVERAKNLMVQTALSAPDVLKEPKPDAYFMNFGDSALNLSLFFWVADYTHTVSATDQINSALLQCFQDNGITIPYPTRTVIHEKDTNNAPQD
- the purL gene encoding phosphoribosylformylglycinamidine synthase subunit PurL → MPHRIEITLKDEVRDPRGERIKREIAHFLHLDVADVRTIDVYTVDAALSAEELTQVAAGPFSDPVIQNYSIDKPAAAGFDYLVEVGFRAGVTDNVGRTAGEAIGYLLGRPLAAGEGVYTSVQYLISGKLAQADAEKIATGLLCNTLIQRYQILDAATFKAQGGVAPFVPKVQVEAKVEVNIINLEVSDEELMRISRDGVLALTLDEMKIIQAHYRDPQVVEKRKSLGLGAAPTDVELEALAQTWSEHCKHKIFSADVTYEDGTGKTEKINSLFKSYIQKTTADVRAAQGDKDYCLSVFKDNAGVIKFNDDWSLVFKVETHNSPSALDPYGGALTGIVGVNRDPFGTGKGAKLIFNTDVFCFADPFYEKELPKRLLHPRRIYEGVVEGVEHGGNKSGIPTVNGSLVFDERFAGKPLVFCGTAGLMPATIKGEPSHQKKITPGDLIVMTGGRIGKDGIHGATFSSEELNENSPVSAVQIGDPITQKRMFDFLIRARDKALYRFITDNGAGGLSSSIGEMSEECGGCQLDLSKAPLKYPGLAPWEILISEAQERMSLAVPPEKIDEFMEMAKRYGVEATVLGTFTDSGIFHMLYGDKTVAYLPLSFMHAGLPPMQIPARWEQPVHEEPKLAPAADYTTDVKALLSSLNICSKESVVRRYDHEVQGGSVVKPFTGVDNDGPSDAAVVRPILDSFEGVVVGHGICPRYSDIDAYDMAANAIDEGLRNYVAVGGSLDLVAGLDNFCWCDPVLSERTPDGPYKMAQLVRANKALYDYCTVFSMPLISGKDSMKNDFYDGTTKISIPPTLLFSVIGKMEDARLAVTMDVKHAGDQVYLLGATANELGASEYLAQQGFVGNNVPKVDAQAALATYRAYGAALKAGLVASCHDLSDGGLAVAAAESAFAGGFGIELDLAQVAYKGVAADKSDIVLLFSESASRLLVTVRAEKAAEFEKAMAGTAFAKVGAVTAEPTLKVKGLAGNVVVNAANSELKAAWQEPLKDL
- a CDS encoding phosphoribosylformylglycinamidine synthase subunit PurQ is translated as MTKAKALVITGNGTNCETEAAHACKLGGFDEARIAHIAELLTGEVRLDDYHFLNLTGGFLDGDDLGSAKAQANRLRYATVEGKEERLVDQITRFIADGKLILGVCNGFQLLVKMGMLPALGGNYLNQTATLTYNASGRFQDRWCYLKVDADSPSLYTRGIEGGVYLPVRHGEGKFLVDDAKTLEAIEGKHLSCLKYSDKNYTAPTMEFPENPNGSVNAIAGICDETGRIMGLMPHPEAFVHRTQHPRWTREELPEEGEGLIFFKNAAKYVKENF